A single Anopheles funestus chromosome 2RL, idAnoFuneDA-416_04, whole genome shotgun sequence DNA region contains:
- the LOC125764452 gene encoding nuclear pore complex protein Nup214-like, whose protein sequence is MAQPAPLGLDVTDLKFKLQSKVPIFKGNGNATNGCNLLATASVHGLVFVGTVGCELRVLKLKDITSDRIMNEIVPLRTVPLPSEPYQLAVSCDNGLLAVDIIANGVPFVYIYSVPSFLTGSIVKLHEIKTSAQPNVRSTQLCWNPVIHNVLAVRTEAGGLSVYTLKEPAGMEFHSLDTNNSDTERAQCACWSPKGKQLVVAFVNGKLVQYKPDLKPARTIVCPPGVVEGGGGFDVLAVQWLSTYQFAAVFLPHADDSVPALFIVNAPKAGNPVFINYDDICYSQSGPRKGQVFLQHILPWNLLLMASANSMEVGILGTTESGEAPTWCQWTTTDEARAELPLTSDKQESFPIGLVLETGCTHELVIGEQTFPVMPMIHLLSTYGQLVSFNVLNMLPNVPNICSPPKPVQDLSGGAFVKLDVEKSATPAVGTMPHQPPPGSAIVPTVSSAGMLPPSEISFAVPNGATSTPAIAKSKSFFNSGLGEAVQKSPINLFGGGGATTGQQQQQQQQQQQKPATIAPTFGKQITFGSTATGGGLQAGIGGANEKKTSSFAGFSAPGTGTSAFGSGTALGTSAGGLPTMSAPPFQAAMASMGSSTPASAPSITGPDVTKPLVTVPPTYVAPVQQQSQQSNATASAGSTRPQAADTQYKKKSEFSSEDSNAIIRTLTIDELNRFTRELTNLQQRNRSLSVQIGQKEESTQIIRSLRELEDIIAQANESTQSLVSDVQTLRLGLNEAFAMIAEANSKSAIYNNPTVHQYQEAHGMSQTSRRQLSALENMLQVNENQLHTVTKQLKAQLMCLEEAKQARTKQRMHIPSLEVLYQTLSKQQDILNRQGEKIAYLKNKLGLRSSLKGLEDRSGSAKGLGDKQLPGDATDTSESAIESLTDSIISMTLGDQVAADTRKLSESKQSALRRALVGRKVVTVKPQRPDRVGLSSEVVRERRDQVRRLTVEQEKVKQAAALKATAVPSSKEAEQSKPQPQQQPQQQRVVQQQPSKPAVKPLGTATANKAFSFGSQAPAAPSAGSFSFGQTTITPMAAVADTGMKPTPNGGSISTGLSFGSAVSASKEIVDKEKKDTPASSGGGGGKENNPVIPASIATVSKPSSGAFSFATSAMNTSATPFVSSSTETSSSSSAAATKSVFSFGNAGTGTNNGNSQPSGLSFGSLAKPNFSFDLPTTAAASAGNGTGISFNIGGPSEGSLSLGKPKPTVMSENLPPVEEIQKDKPLPPSFGPVEPAPSTKAPLPALTSLLQKVDSSVDLTVKSVSPQPKPTGGGLFGSITGGTSFGSGGLFGSVAKPTSTVTLTTATTATVTTAANDTVKPIPGLFSGISFGSLTVTPTFSSPAAGTGTGSESTTPTVGSFFGTIKPTAAGSSNGNATAIAPVSSPASSVGLTFASNSFTSSGFGVPKSTSAIETSSTITTALTSTVTATTTSDEPAKVDGKVESIATTTTTTPGGSSFGFGSVTTGAPSAFSFGKLSLEKPVAAVVASTTVTTVASNVVAPATTSTATTTVAADTTSNLFSSISICSPSSATSTSAKSPSTITGGNIFTSATFGTPKAGTDATNIFGSAGGSVSSSGGSMFGTVKPAATFGTAAATPAPVGLFASVVQPSVASTAPATAATAASPAAPAAGGNMFGGFFGTGATPATTATSTQSTGSFFGSGTGTTGGGSIFGSNSPATTTSNIFGNATTSPTTGTAGGGIFGNATNSTPGASGGSIFGGSSAFGAATGGSTVPAAGGNIFGSPVASTPTSGGTGLFGSVVPAQPVSSTQSIFGGATSPGGFGSVATASPGPFSSGAGVTGSNVNAFGSPTAGSGATSAFSKPPAFGATPTFGGAPTFGGAPTFGGAPTFGGAATFGSPKATFGGGSPFGGAGPTPAIGSPTPSNNLFEQLGSSSSGVSFGGLAAQQAQKPTQFGGSSFSSWRS, encoded by the exons ATGGCACAACCGGCACCGCTTGGTTTGGATGTTACG GATTTAAAATTCAAGCTACAGAGCAAGGTGCCGATTTTTAAAGGAAACGGAAATGCAACAAATGGCTGCAATTTGCTTGCCACGGCCAGTGTACACGGGCTGGTATTCGTCGGCACGGTTGGGTGTGAGCTGCGCGTACTCAAGCTGAAAGACATCACCAGCGACCGGATAATGAATGAGATCGTTCCGCTGCGCACGGTTCCACTGCCTAGCGAACCGTACCAGTTGGCCGTTAGCTGTGATAATGGATTGCTCGCGGTCGATATCATTGCAAACGGAGTACCGTTCGTGTACATCTATTCCGTACCGTCATTCTTGACCGGATCGATCGTGAAGCTGCATGAAATCAAAACATCCGCCCAACCCAATGTTCGGAGTACGCAGCTCTGCTGGAACCCCGTCATACACAACGTGCTTGCAGTGCGAACCGAAGCGGGAGGGCTTTCGGTGTACACACTCAAGGAACCGGCCGGTATGGAGTTCCACTCGCTCGATACGAACAATTCGGACACGGAGCGGGCTCAGTGTGCCTGCTGGAGTCCGAAGGGTAAGCAGCTGGTGGTAGCGTTCGTAAACGGGAAGCTGGTACAGTACAAACCGGATCTGAAACCGGCCCGCACCATCGTCTGCCCGCCCGGTGTGGTGGAGGGCGGTGGAGGGTTCGACGTACTGGCAGTCCAGTGGCTCAGTACGTACCAATTTGCCGCGGTGTTTCTACCACACGCGGACGACTCAGTACCGGCACTGTTCATCGTGAACGCACCCAAGGCTGGCAATCCGGTTTTTATCAATTACGACGATATCTGTTACAGTCAGAGTGGACCACGCAAAGGGCAAGTGTTTTTGCAGCACATACTGCCCTGGAATTTGCTGCTGATGGCATCGGCCAACAGCATGGAGGTTGGCATATTGGGCACGACGGAAAGTGGAGAAGCGCCCACCTGGTGCCAGTGGACGACGACGGATGAGGCACGTGCCGAGTTGCCACTAACGAGCGATAAGCAGGAATCGTTCCCAATCGGATTGGTGCTCGAAACGGGCTGTACGCACGAGCTCGTAATAGGCGAACAAACGTTCCCGGTGATGCCGATGATTCATCTACTTTCGACGTACGGTCAGCTCGTTTCCTTCAACGTGCTTAACATGCTGCCGAATGTACCGAACATTTGCTCTCCTCCCAAACCGGTGCAGGATCTTTCCGGTGGCGCATTCGTGAAGTTGGATGTGGAAAAGTCGGCAACACCGGCAGTTGGTACAATGCCACACCAGCCGCCTCCAGGCAGTGCGATTGTTCCGACGGTATCATCCGCGGGAATGTTACCACCGTCGGAAATATCTTTCGCTGTACCGAATGGTGCCACATCAACACCAGCTATTGCGAAATCGAAATCATTCTTTAATTCCGGCCTTGGAGAAGCGGTGCAGAAATCTCCTATAAATCTGTTTGGTGGAGGTGGTGCAACtaccggccagcagcagcagcagcagcagcagcaacaacaaaaacctgccACCATTGCACCAACATTCGGCAAACAGATTACCTTTGGTTCAACGGCCACGGGTGGTGGATTGCAAGCAGGAATAGGAGGTgctaatgaaaagaaaacttcctCCTTTGCCGGATTTTCAGCCCCAGGCACAGGAACAAGCGCGTTTGGCAGTGGGACAGCATTGGGAACAAGTGCCGGTGGTCTGCCTACAATGTCCGCTCCACCCTTTCAAGCTGCCATGGCATCAATGGGATCCTCGACGCCAGCTTCTGCACCGTCCATAACGGGGCCGGATGTAACTAAACCGCTCGTTACCGTACCTCCTACGTATGTTGCCCCTGTTCAACAGCAATCCCAGCAAAGCAATGCTACTGCTAGCGCTGGATCAACCCGGCCACAAGCTGCAGACACGCAGTACAAGAAGAAGTCCGAATTTTCCTCCGAGGATAGTAACGCGATCATACGCACACTGACGATCGATGAGCTGAATCGTTTTACCCGCGAACTTACCAACCTGCAGCAGCGCAATCGCTCGCTAAGTGTGCAAATCGGACAGAAGGAGGAATCGACCCAGATCATTCGTAGTTTGCGCGAGCTGGAAGACATTATTGCGCAGGCGAACGAAAGCACACAGTCGCTCGTATCGGACGTGCAGACATTGCGGCTCGGGCTGAACGAAGCGTTCGCGATGATAGCGGAAGCGAACAGCAAGAGTGCGATTTACAACAATCCGACCGTGCATCAGTACCAGGAAGCGCACGGCATGTCACAGACGAGTAGGCGTCAGCTGAGCGCGCTCGAAAACATGCTGCAGGTGAATGAAAATCAGCTGCACACCGTAACGAAGCAGCTGAAGGCACAACTGATGTGTCTGGAGGAAGCGAAACAAGCGCGGACAAAGCAGCGAATGCACATCCCCAGTCTGGAGGTGCTGTATCAAACGCTTTCGAAGCAGCAAGACATTCTAAACCGGCAGGGCGAGAAGATCGCGTACCTTAAAAACAAGCTCGGACTGCGGAGCAGCTTGAAGGGGCTGGAGGATCGGAGCGGCAGTGCGAAGGGCCTGGGAGACAAACAGTTGCCCGGTGACGCGACCGATACGTCCGAGAGTGCGATCGAATCGTTAACGGACTCGATCATATCGATGACGCTCGGTGATCAGGTGGCAGCCGACACTAGGAAGCTAAGCGAATCGAAACAGTCCGCCCTGCGGAGAGCGCTCGTCGGCCGAAAGGTGGTAACGGTGAAACCGCAACGGCCGGATCGTGTTGGGCTTAGTTCCGAGGTGGTACGCGAGCGGCGCGATCAAGTCAGACGGTTGACTGTGGAGCaggaaaaggtaaaacaaGCAGCGGCACTAAAAGCGACCGCTGTACCTTCCAGCAAGGAAGCAGAACAAAGCAAACCCCAACCAcaacagcaaccgcagcagcaaCGTGTTGTCCAACAGCAACCTTCAAAGCCGGCAGTAAAACCGCTGGGTACGGCGACAGCGAACAAAGCCTTTTCATTTGGTTCCCAAGCACCAGCAGCACCCAGTGCCGGAAGTTTTTCCTTTGGGCAGACAACAATTACACCGATGGCTGCTGTAGCTGATACCGGAATGAAACCAACACCGAACGGTGGAAGCATTAGCACCGGGTTGAGCTTTGGTTCTGCCGTTTCTGCTAGTAAGGAAATCGTCGATAAGGAGAAAAAGGACACACCCGCCAgctctggtggtggtggtggcaagGAGAATAATCCCGTTATTCCGGCATCGATCGCAACCGTCTCGAAACCTTCGTCTGGTGCATTTAGTTTCGCTACCAGCGCTATGAACACATCGGCGACACCGTTTGTATCATCCTCGACGGAAACGTCCTCTTCTTCTAGTGCCGCTGCTACGAAATCTGTATTTTCGTTCGGTAATGCCGGAACCGGAACGAACAACGGTAATAGTCAGCCATCAGGATTATCGTTTGGTTCGCTAGCGAAACCGAACTTTTCGTTCGATCTGCCCACTACCGCAGCAGCGTCCGCTGGCAATGGGACGGGCATTTCTTTCAACATCGGCGGACCGTCGGAAGGATCGTTAAGCTTGGGCAAACCGAAACCAACGGTTATGAGCGAAAATCTACCACCGGTGGAGGAAATACAGAAGGATAAACCGCTACCACCATCGTTCGGACCGGTGGAACCGGCACCATCGACAAAAGCGCCACTACCGGCCCTTACCAGCCTGCTTCAGAAGGTCGACTCGTCGGTTGATCTTACCGTGAAGAGTGTGTCACCGCAGCCAAAGCCGACCGGTGGAGGTCTTTTCGGTAGCATTACCGGTGGTACCAGTTTCGGTTCGGGTGGTCTTTTTGGCAGTGTTGCCAAACCAACTTCCACCGTGACCTTAACGACTGCAACAACGGCAACAgtgacaacagcagcaaatgaTACAGTCAAGCCAATTCCGGGCCTATTTTCGGGAATTTCCTTCGGTTCGCTTACCGTAACGCCAACGTTTTCTTCTCCTGCTGCTGGTACAGGGACTGGAAGCGAAAGCACCACACCAACGGTTGGATCCTTTTTTGGCACTATTAAACCCACAGCTGCTGGTAGCAGCAACGGAAATGCAACAGCAATCGCCCCAGTATCATCACCGGCAAGCTCGGTCGGTTTAACATTTGCAAGCAACAGCTTTACGTCGTCTGGATTTGGTGTGCCTAAGAGTACCTCAGCAATAGAGACGTCGTCGACGATCACAACCGCTTTAACTTCCACGGTGACTGCAACAAccacaagcgacgaaccggcTAAAGTGGACGGGAAAGTGGAATCAATCgcgacaacaacaactactACCCCGGGAGGATCGAGCTTCGGATTTGGATCCGTTACAACGGGCGCACCGAGCGCCTTTTCTTTTGGTAAATTATCGCTCGAAAAGCCCGTCGCAGCTGTTGTTGCATCGACAACCGTTACAACGGTAGCATCGAATGTGGTTGCACCGGCAACTACTTCCACCGCGACGACAACGGTGGCAGCAGATACGACGAGCAATTTGTTCAGTTCGATTAGTATCTGCTCACCGAGCTCGGCCACTTCCACCAGTGCCAAGAGTCCCTCGACAATTACCGGTGGCAATATCTTCACATCGGCAACGTTTGGTACCCCGAAAGCTGGCACGGATGCGACCAACATCTTCGGTAGCGCTGGCGGCAGTGTTTCCTCGTCCGGTGGGTCAATGTTTGGAACGGTGAAACCCGCCGCTACGTTCGGTACAGCGGCGGCAACACCAGCACCGGTCGGATTGTTCGCGTCCGTTGTACAGCCAAGTGTGGCATCTACTGCACcggctactgctgctactgctgcatCTCCTGCTGCTCCTGCTGCCGGTGGTAACATGTTCGGTGGATTCTTTGGAACCGGTGCAACGCCCGCAACTACCGCAACCAGCACACAATCGACGGGTTCATTCTTTGGTAGCGGCACGGGCACGACCGGTGGTGGTTCCATTTTTGGTTCGAATTCTCCTGCTACGACGACGTCCAATATTTTTGGTAATGCGACAACCAGCCCCACAACCGGCACTGCCGGTGGAGGAATATTTGGGAATGCCACCAACAGTACACCCGGTGCTAGCGGTGGTTCCATCTTCGGTGGTTCGTCCGCATTCGGAGCAGCAACCGGTGGCAGTACCGTTCCTGCTGCCGGTGGTAACATTTTCGGCAGCCCCGTCGCATCCACACCGACATCCGGTGGTACGGGTTTGTTCGGTTCCGTCGTCCCAGCGCAACCCGTCTCTTCAACGCAATCCATCTTCGGTGGTGCAACATCGCCCGGTGGATTTGGTTCCGTGGCCACCGCTAGCCCGGGACCGTTCAGCAGTGGTGCTGGTGTTACGGGTTCGAACGTAAATGCGTTCGGCTCACCAACCGCGGGGAGTGGTGCAACGTCGGCATTCAGCAAACCGCCCGCATTCGGTGCCACGCCAACGTTCGGCGGTGCACCAACGTTTGGTGGTGCGCCCACCTTTGGCGGTGCACCAACGTTCGGTGGTGCGGCCACATTCGGTAGCCCGAAGGCAACGTTCGGCGGTGGTTCACCGTTCGGTGGTGCCGGACCGACGCCGGCCATCGGTTCACCAACGCCATCCAACAATCTGTTCGAGCAGCTTGGATCCTCCTCGTCCGGTGTGTCCTTCGGTGGATTGGCGGCACAACAAGCACAAAAGCCAACCCAGTTCGGCGGTTCGTCCTTTTCCAGCTGGCGCTCATAA
- the LOC125764525 gene encoding cyclin-Y-like protein 1 has product MGNKASCCSYSSPPPTRKAKEAPVFEEHLPEGELSANNLQHISEREGDDGEHDPSVDPSAGTMFLERSKQSLENGMTRKKSQHQIVPQGGGGPGGGGGGGGGGGGGGGGGGGVLKKSSSCSTIYLDDSTVSQPNLKNTVKCVSLAIYYHIKNRTSERRIDIFDEKLHPLTRDPVPDDYDRHNPEHRQIYKFVRTLFNAAQLTAECAIITLVYLERLLTYAELDIASCNWKRIVLGAILLASKVWDDQAVWNVDYCQILKDITVEDMNELERQFLELLQFNINVPSSVYAKYYFDLRTLAEANDLSFPTEPLSKERAQKLEAMSRVMQDKATAEALKNGMKKWSSIDNIHQQGGIRRSVAILS; this is encoded by the coding sequence ATGGGAAACAAAGCATCATGCTGCTCGTACTCGAGTCCACCGCCGACGCGCAAAGCAAAGGAAGCGCCCGTATTCGAGGAGCATCTGCCCGAGGGCGAACTGTCCGCAAACAATCTGCAACACATTTCCGAACGTGAGGGTGACGACGGTGAGCACGATCCGTCGGTCGATCCGTCCGCCGGCACCATGTTCCTGGAGCGCTCGAAACAAAGTCTCGAAAATGGTATGACGCGCAAAAAGTCTCAGCATCAGATCGTACCGCAGGGCGGTGGTGGTcccggtggtggcggtggaggcggcggtggtggtggcggtggaggtggtggtggtggtggtgtgctgAAGAAGAGTAGCAGCTGTTCGACGATCTACCTGGACGACAGTACCGTGTCGCAGCCGAACCTAAAGAACACGGTCAAGTGTGTGTCGCTGGCGATCTACTATCACATCAAGAATCGTACGAGCGAGCGGCGGATAGACATCTTCGATGAGAAGCTGCACCCGCTAACGCGCGATCCGGTGCCGGACGATTACGATCGGCACAATCCGGAACACCGGCAGATCTACAAGTTCGTGCGGACGCTCTTCAATGCCGCCCAGCTGACGGCCGAGTGTGCCATCATTACGCTCGTCTACCTCGAGCGTCTGCTGACGTACGCCGAGCTGGACATTGCGTCCTGCAACTGGAAGCGAATAGTGCTCGGTGCGATACTGCTCGCGAGCAAAGTGTGGGACGATCAGGCGGTATGGAACGTTGACTACTGTCAAATTCTGAAGGACATTACGGTGGAGGATATGAATGAGCTCGAGCGACAGTTTTTGGAGCTGCTACAGTTCAACATCAACGTACCGTCGTCCGTGTACGCAAAGTACTACTTCGATCTGCGCACGCTAGCGGAAGCGAACGATCTATCCTTCCCGACCGAACCGCTCTCGAAGGAGCGTGCCCAGAAGCTGGAAGCGATGTCGCGCGTCATGCAGGATAAAGCGACAGCGGAAGCGCTGAAAAATGGCATGAAAAAGTGGTCATCGATCGATAATATCCACCAGCAGGGAGGCATCCGGCGCAGTGTTGCCATCCTGTCGTGA